In one Nicotiana sylvestris chromosome 8, ASM39365v2, whole genome shotgun sequence genomic region, the following are encoded:
- the LOC104221556 gene encoding ABC transporter E family member 2, with translation MSDQRLTRIAIVSADKCKPKKCRQECKKSCPVVKTGKLCIEVTPAAKIAFISEELCIGCGICVKKCPFEAIQIINLPKDLDKDTTHRYGPNTFKLHRLPVPRPGQVLGLVGTNGIGKSTALKVLAGKLKPNLGRFSNPPDWQEILTHFRGSELQNYFTRILEDNLKAIIKPQYVDHIPKAVQGNVGQVLDQKDERDVKAQLCVDLELNQVLDRNVGDLSGGELQRFAIAVVAIQNAEIYMFDEPSSYLDVKQRLKAAQVIRSLLRPNSYVIVVEHDLSVLDYLSDFICCLYGKPGAYGVVTLPFSVREGINIFLAGFVPTENLRFRDESLTFKVAETPQEAAEEIETYARYRYPTMTKTQGNFKLKVAEGEFTDSQIVVMLGENGTGKTTFIRMLAGLLKPDVVEGSDTDIPEFNVSYKPQKISPKFQSTVRHLLHQKIRDSYMHPQFCSDVMKPLQIEQLMDQEVVNLSGGELQRVALALCLGKPADIYLIDEPSAYLDSEQRIVASKVIKRFILHAKKTAFIVEHDFIMATYLADRVIVYEGTPSIDCVANAPQSLLTGMNLFLSHLNITFRRDPTNFRPRINKLESTKDREQKSAGSYYYLDD, from the exons ATGTCGGATCAGAGATTGACCCGTATCGCTATCGTTAGCGCCGACAAGTGCAAGCCCAAAAAGTGCCGCCAAGAATGCAAGAAAAGCTGTCCTGTCGTTAAAACTG GTAAATTATGTATAGAGGTCACTCCAGCTGCGAAGATTGCTTTCATCTCAGAGGAGCTGTGTATTGGATGTGGTATATGTGTTAAG AAATGCCCATTTGAAGCAATTCAGATCATCAATCTGCCAAAAGATTTAGACAAGGATACAACCCATCGTTACGGTCCTAACACTTTTAAATTGCACAG GTTACCCGTCCCTAGGCCAGGGCAGGTTCTTGGTCTGGTTGGAACAAATGGTATTGGAAAGTCAACCGCCCTTAAAGTTTTGGCTGGAAAATTGAAACCAAACTTGGGACGCTTCAGT AACCCACCTGATTGGCAAGAGATCTTGACCCACTTTCGAGGATCTGAACTGCAGAACTACTTCACTCGCATTCTGGAAGATAACTTGAAG GCAATTATCAAGCCTCAGTATGTCGACCATATTCCAAAGGCAGTTCAAGGAAATGTGGGACAAGTGCTTGACCAAAAAGATGAGAGAGATGTGAAGGCACAACTTTGTGTTGATCTAGAGCTGAATCAGGTTTTGGATCGTAATGTAGGTGATCTATCTGGTGGAGAGCTTCAGAGGTTTGCTATTGCTGTTGTTGCAATACAAAATGCAGAGATATACATGTTTGATGAGCCCTCGAGTTACCTTGATGTGAAGCAGAGGCTTAAAGCTGCCCAAGTTATCAGATCCTTGCTTCGACCAAATAG CTATGTCATTGTGGTGGAGCATGATCTTAGTGTGCTTGATTATTTGTCGGATTTCATTTGCTGCTTATATGGGAAGCCTGGTGCATATGGAGTTGTCACCCTACCCTTCTCAGTCAGGGAaggaattaatatatttttggCTGGATTTGTGCCTACAGAAAATCTACGTTTCCGTGATGAATCTCTTACTTTTAAG GTTGCTGAGACCCCACAAGAGGCGGCTGAGGAAATTGAAACATATGCACGTTACAGATATCCAACCATGACTAAGACTCAGGGTAATTTCAAGCTTAAGGTTGCCGAGGGTGAATTTACTGATTCACAGATTGTTGTGATGCTTGGTGAGAATGGAACCGGGAAGACAACCTTTATTCGCATGCTG GCTGGTCTATTAAAGCCTGATGTGGTGGAAGGATCTGATACGGATATACCAGAGTTCAATGTTTCATACAAGCCCCAGAAAATCAGTCCAAAATTTCAATCAACCGTGAGGCATTTGCTACATCAAAAGATACGTGATTCTTATATGCACCCCCAGTTCTGTTCAGATGTGATGAAGCCTCTCCAAATTGAGCAATTGATGGATCAAGAAGTTGTGAATCTTTCTGGTGGAGAGTTGCAAAGAGTTGCCTTAGCCCTGTGCCTTGGAAAG CCTGCTGATATATATCTGATCGATGAGCCAAGTGCCTATCTTGATTCTGAGCAACGTATTGTAGCTTCAAAAGTCATCAAGAGATTCATTCTTCATGCGAAGAAAACCGCATTTATTGTAGAGCATGACTTTATAATGGCAACTTACCTGGCAGATAGAGTCATTGTGTACGAGGGGACGCCTTCCATAGATTGTGTTGCAAATGCACCCCAATCGTTGTTGACGGGGATGAACCTATTTTTATCA CACCTGAACATTACATTTAGAAGGGACCCAACTAATTTCCGTCCAAGAATCAACAAACTGGAATCAACCAAGGATAGGGAGCAGAAGTCAGCTGGATCCTATTATTATTTGGATGATTAA
- the LOC104221554 gene encoding F-box/FBD/LRR-repeat protein At1g13570-like produces MPLVSNSLSLEETQKSICFKNTPMLEKVAVYLRSRVLPDSSPGCSNLMKFFHCIPSLQELEIRGSLWEYLTVGGLPHNPPTALNNVKSLKMADMSFGDLKEVSVAVYLITSCPKLQQLTIKCESVNNVVEAVVQFLQDQTCSGGVVKLLQSVEMSHFTGTKMEMQFVRFILASAPLLKEIFIWNFSYILQSGRQMINEMKQYRRASPYVEFKFEAVEVE; encoded by the exons ATGCCCCTAGTCTCAAATTCTTTGAGTTTAGAGGAAACTCAAAAGTCCATTTGCTTCAAGAACACCCCGATGCTTGAAAAAGTTGCTGTGTATCTCAGATCACGAGTTTTGCCTGATTCATCTCCTGGTTGTTCAAATCTTATGAAGTTCTTTCATTGCATCCCTTCCCTACAGGAACTGGAAATACGTGGTTCGTTATGGGAG TACTTGACCGTGGGAGGTCTGCCACATAATCCCCCGACTGCTCTGAATAATGTCAAATCTCTCAAAATGGCGGACATGTCTTTCGGGGATCTTAAGGAGGTTTCGGTTGCTGTTTACTTGATTACAAGCTGCCCTAAATTACAACAGCTTACAATTAAATGT GAATCAGTGAACAATGTTGTGGAAGCTGTTGTACAATTCTTACAAGACCAAACATGCTCTGGTGGTGTTGTGAAGCTGCTTCAAAGTGTGGAGATGAGTCATTTTACTGGCACTAAGATGGAAATGCAATTTGTGAGGTTTATACTAGCATCTGCACCATTACTTAAGGAAATTTTCATTTGGAATTTTTCATATATCCTTCAGTCGGGAAGACAAATGATAAATGAGATGAAACAATACCGTCGAGCATCGCCCTATGTTGAATTCAAGTTTGAAGCTGTTGAGGTAGAATAG
- the LOC138875559 gene encoding uncharacterized protein, with protein MDIGIMLKRRKKSARERPRIRWGALTKDKAQELEGRLSAMGAWRRGDVSTMWSVTSGCIREAAREVLGVSTGVSGGHKGDWWWNEVVQGKVEAKKTAYLKLVGSIGEEEERACVERNKVARKEAKLPVTEAKTAAYGRMYEELGKNAGRKSYSGWPS; from the coding sequence ATGGACATTGGTATTATGTTAAAGAGGAGGAAAAAGTCTGCTCGAGAAAGACCGAGAATCAGGTGGggagccttaactaaggataaagcccaAGAGTTGGAGGGGCGGTTGTCGgctatgggagcttggaggagAGGTGACGTGAGCACTATGTGGTCAGTGACATCCGGATGTATAAGGGAGgctgcgagagaggtgttaggggtctcgaCGGGCGTCTCTGGTgggcacaaaggagactggtggtggaatgaagtggtccaaggtaaagtggaagcgaagaagacGGCGTACCTGAAGTTAGTGGGGAGCATAGGTGAGGAGGAGGAGCGAGCGTGCGTGGAGAGgaataaggtagctaggaaggaagcAAAGCTGccggtcacggaggctaagactGCGGCTTATGGTCGTATGTACGAGGAATTGGGGAAAAACGCGGGGAGAAAAAGTTATTCCGGCTGGCCAAGTTGA